One Bacteroidota bacterium genomic region harbors:
- the dgt gene encoding dNTP triphosphohydrolase, producing MEWTRCYTYDRPGEDPQSDPNRSTFERDWDRLIFSSAFRRLQNKTQVFPLPNEVFVHNRLTHSLEVASVGRSLGSMVGEQLVREEPEIADHETSRDFYLNHLKTVIAAACLAHDLGNPAFGHSGEDAISSFFQQNQDKLYANKPLTKYYSKAEWKDLIRYEGNANAIRVLTKPKAELEHGEFQLCYTTLAAILKYPCTSGLNDKKLLHRKKYGVFQSERHILQAVAERTGMQPDGGSGKQLAYRRHPFVYLVEAADDICYSIIDLEDAHKLGILSYAECRELLQPLCLLDEATTEAHLAQRLAQFRDDHNAQIGYLRAKAINGLAKATVRQFIAHRRSILAGTFTHSLVDALNAELEQNGRPNVLKEVKNISVQRIYNHSSVVRIELSGYRIFHGLLDVFLESTLLLGAGKGLSSYQEKAFGLIPSQFGIQETQSPYEKTLRLLDFLSGMTDPFALKLYRNLNGIETPGVHA from the coding sequence ATGGAATGGACCCGATGCTACACCTATGACCGGCCCGGCGAAGACCCCCAAAGCGACCCGAATCGCTCTACCTTTGAGCGCGATTGGGACCGGCTCATCTTCTCCAGCGCCTTTCGCAGGCTGCAAAACAAGACACAGGTCTTCCCGCTCCCCAACGAAGTGTTTGTGCACAACCGGCTGACCCACAGCCTGGAGGTGGCAAGTGTGGGCCGATCTCTGGGCAGCATGGTGGGCGAGCAGCTGGTGCGAGAGGAACCCGAGATTGCAGACCACGAAACAAGCCGAGACTTCTACCTGAACCACCTGAAGACCGTGATAGCTGCTGCCTGCCTGGCGCACGACCTGGGCAACCCGGCCTTTGGCCACTCGGGCGAGGATGCCATCTCCAGCTTTTTTCAGCAAAACCAGGACAAGCTGTATGCAAACAAACCCCTGACGAAGTACTACAGCAAGGCAGAGTGGAAAGACCTGATCCGCTATGAAGGGAACGCCAATGCCATCCGGGTACTGACTAAGCCCAAGGCCGAGCTGGAGCATGGGGAGTTTCAGCTGTGCTATACCACCCTGGCGGCCATTCTTAAATACCCCTGCACCTCGGGCCTGAACGACAAGAAGCTGCTGCACCGCAAAAAATACGGGGTATTTCAGTCCGAACGGCACATCCTGCAGGCCGTGGCCGAGCGCACAGGCATGCAGCCCGATGGCGGAAGCGGCAAGCAGCTTGCCTACCGGCGCCACCCATTTGTGTACCTGGTAGAGGCGGCAGACGACATCTGCTACAGCATTATCGACCTGGAGGATGCGCACAAACTGGGCATCCTCTCCTACGCAGAGTGCAGGGAACTGCTGCAGCCCCTATGCCTGCTAGATGAGGCCACCACCGAGGCGCATCTGGCCCAACGCCTGGCTCAGTTTAGAGACGATCACAATGCGCAGATTGGCTACCTGCGGGCCAAGGCCATCAACGGCCTGGCTAAGGCAACGGTCCGACAGTTCATCGCCCACCGGCGGTCCATCCTGGCGGGTACGTTCACCCATTCCCTGGTAGATGCACTGAACGCCGAGCTAGAGCAAAACGGGCGGCCTAATGTGCTGAAAGAAGTTAAAAACATCAGTGTACAAAGGATCTACAACCACAGCTCGGTGGTGCGTATCGAACTGAGTGGCTACCGCATCTTCCACGGCCTGCTAGATGTATTCCTGGAGAGCACACTCCTACTGGGCGCTGGCAAGGGGCTATCCAGCTATCAGGAAAAAGCATTCGGCCTGATACCGAGCCAATTTGGCATTCA
- a CDS encoding M28 family peptidase: MKLLRPNYVPLGILLLICVLAGCESDTPQGQAVELKGPELGTPAIALKTQFDAEQAYQYVARQVQFGPRVPGTAAHRQCGDWLVQELKALGAEVHEQKTELRNHLGQLIPIRNIIASYQPDAKSRIMLSAHWDTRPLADEDPSNPAGSLDGANDGASGVGVLLALARALKEQQPGMGVDIFLWDAEDGGVSGNDNSWCLGSRYWAQHPHRANYTAQFGINLDMVGAAQATFPQEGWGAQTAGAIQDRLWQQAHSLGYGQYFPFAELGSILDDHSVVGQLTGIPYLDIIHLRLDAREGSFFEHWHTQGDRLEVIDKKTLEAVGTTLLHFIFSLPA, translated from the coding sequence ATGAAACTGCTGAGACCAAACTATGTGCCCCTGGGTATCCTCCTGCTCATCTGCGTGCTGGCCGGATGCGAAAGCGACACCCCCCAGGGCCAGGCGGTGGAGCTGAAAGGCCCCGAACTGGGCACCCCGGCTATCGCCCTGAAGACCCAATTTGACGCCGAGCAGGCCTACCAGTATGTGGCGCGGCAGGTGCAGTTTGGCCCCCGGGTGCCGGGCACGGCGGCCCACCGGCAGTGCGGAGACTGGCTGGTGCAGGAGCTAAAGGCACTGGGTGCCGAGGTGCACGAGCAAAAAACCGAGCTACGCAACCACCTGGGCCAGCTTATACCGATCCGCAACATCATTGCCTCCTATCAGCCCGATGCCAAAAGCCGCATCATGCTAAGTGCACACTGGGATACACGCCCACTGGCCGACGAAGACCCGAGTAACCCGGCCGGCAGCCTGGATGGCGCAAATGATGGTGCCAGTGGCGTGGGCGTGCTACTGGCGCTGGCCCGTGCGCTGAAAGAGCAGCAACCCGGCATGGGGGTAGACATCTTCCTGTGGGATGCTGAGGATGGCGGCGTGAGTGGCAACGACAACAGCTGGTGCCTGGGCAGCCGCTACTGGGCACAGCATCCGCATCGGGCCAATTACACCGCACAGTTTGGCATCAACCTGGATATGGTGGGTGCTGCACAGGCCACCTTCCCGCAGGAAGGATGGGGCGCACAAACAGCCGGAGCCATACAAGACCGGCTGTGGCAGCAGGCCCACAGCCTAGGCTATGGGCAGTACTTCCCGTTTGCCGAGCTGGGCAGCATCCTGGACGACCACTCGGTAGTGGGGCAGCTAACAGGCATACCGTACCTGGACATTATTCACCTGCGGCTGGATGCCCGCGAAGGCAGCTTTTTTGAGCACTGGCACACACAGGGAGACAGGCTGGAGGTGATAGACAAAAAAACCCTGGAGGCCGTGGGCACTACCCTGCTGCACTTCATCTTTTCGCTTCCGGCCTAG
- a CDS encoding T9SS type A sorting domain-containing protein, with protein MKKLILLCLAISGFALAQLSNVRITSEPFTYTAGTAFNVQLAADFEDGTGLDCELLPYRPIIGVKNLPAGWTVNSVTVSTNTGDNFTLLLNDLNIVLLLETSFGGAGCGSTAAYNVYYKNDANFCDGVTALTATVSITPSSTVTFPAYDISFLAFGGGGAVPTNTDCPQNHDIPLSNRPAPLAGGDIAANQTVCLGGDPAAFTSVAAATGGTAPRSYQWQSSATLTGTYANIVGATDATYDAPVQNTVGTTYYRRRVTDNSSAQAFSDTLSITVNPLPVANAGADASTCGNSYTLSPTATNGTGSWSVVSQPMGASASFSGNTANNLTVPGTYTFRYTVSASGCTNAIDEVSITRPTEVAISTQPISQTVAAGTAVVLSVVATGSGLGYQWRKGDVNIAGATAGSYALASVSPADAGSYTVVVSGDCGSPLTSAPAVLTVQGTNARGRAGTLAGLQVYPNPVRGQLNLAVAQSGTYTVRLLSRQGQEVARSSFGGTTYQLDVAGVAAGTYLLSISGHAGDAVQRIVLE; from the coding sequence ATGAAAAAACTGATACTCCTTTGCCTCGCTATTTCTGGCTTCGCCCTGGCCCAGCTCTCCAATGTGAGAATTACCAGCGAACCTTTTACCTACACCGCCGGTACCGCCTTCAATGTGCAGCTGGCAGCTGATTTTGAGGATGGGACGGGGCTTGACTGCGAATTGCTGCCCTATCGTCCTATCATAGGGGTCAAGAACCTGCCTGCAGGATGGACGGTTAACTCGGTTACGGTTAGCACAAACACGGGGGATAATTTCACCCTTTTACTGAATGACCTGAATATAGTTTTGCTTTTGGAGACCTCGTTTGGAGGTGCTGGCTGTGGTTCTACCGCAGCTTATAATGTTTACTACAAGAACGATGCAAATTTTTGTGATGGCGTTACTGCACTGACGGCTACCGTCTCTATTACCCCCAGTTCTACGGTCACTTTTCCCGCCTACGATATTTCCTTTCTGGCATTTGGGGGAGGGGGTGCCGTGCCTACTAATACCGATTGCCCGCAAAATCATGATATTCCCCTTTCCAATCGCCCTGCGCCCCTGGCTGGTGGCGACATAGCGGCCAACCAGACGGTTTGCCTGGGGGGCGACCCGGCGGCCTTTACCAGCGTGGCTGCTGCTACGGGGGGGACGGCACCGCGCAGCTACCAGTGGCAGAGCAGCGCCACGCTAACGGGTACCTATGCCAACATTGTGGGTGCCACGGATGCTACCTACGATGCCCCCGTGCAAAACACTGTGGGTACCACCTACTATCGCCGCAGGGTAACAGACAATAGCAGTGCACAGGCGTTCTCTGATACCCTGTCTATTACCGTGAACCCCCTGCCAGTGGCCAATGCAGGTGCCGATGCCAGCACCTGCGGAAATAGCTACACCCTTAGCCCCACCGCCACCAATGGCACGGGCAGCTGGAGTGTGGTGAGCCAGCCGATGGGCGCAAGTGCCAGTTTCAGTGGCAATACGGCCAATAACCTGACTGTACCCGGCACGTATACCTTCCGCTACACGGTATCTGCCAGCGGCTGTACGAATGCAATCGACGAGGTGAGCATTACCCGCCCGACCGAGGTGGCCATCAGTACCCAGCCCATTAGCCAGACAGTGGCTGCTGGTACGGCTGTTGTCCTAAGCGTAGTTGCCACCGGCAGTGGCCTGGGCTACCAGTGGCGCAAAGGTGATGTGAATATTGCCGGTGCCACGGCTGGCAGCTATGCACTGGCATCCGTTTCGCCTGCCGATGCCGGTAGCTACACGGTGGTGGTAAGTGGCGACTGTGGCTCACCCCTAACCAGTGCCCCGGCCGTGCTGACTGTACAGGGTACCAACGCCCGGGGTCGTGCTGGCACCCTGGCAGGCCTGCAGGTGTACCCCAACCCCGTGCGCGGCCAGCTGAACCTGGCGGTGGCACAGAGTGGCACCTATACCGTGCGACTACTGAGCCGGCAGGGCCAGGAGGTTGCCCGTAGCAGCTTTGGCGGTACCACATATCAGCTAGATGTAGCCGGTGTGGCTGCCGGCACCTACCTGCTGAGCATAAGTGGCCATGCCGGTGATGCCGTGCAGCGTATCGTACTGGAGTAA
- a CDS encoding tetratricopeptide repeat protein, with protein MKRIFWLLLLALPAYLWAQRDCNALPGTVAAQVAAADSLAGEPKQAQYSQIWHCLLPKIKHLDYEKLDSLDKLAVLQLRNELGASQLRQANYREASHWLLPRPDMPETDTLSLAYAVLLHNRAVLYQQTERCAEAIPVYRRALNIKLKTLGNEWHLTVAETFNNLGQCYLEQQDYETAAYTFMRAGGILVEKRGPKDIDVANVSLSLGRAQMLMEEYARAEATYKAALHVLDGYQPTEQVLILAGRAARGLAGALLKQGKEQDAIKVLGILLEDFEAQAATVPAQEVVEAWRLLGHCFEQQQLYQQAADSYTRAYARMQETGQPIPPAMAYDVGRMRLLLLDYNQADRWLWEATEGKDLAVTQEALKALKLLYEATGNTRQLQKVTRMQARL; from the coding sequence ATGAAGAGAATCTTTTGGCTGCTGCTGCTGGCACTGCCGGCCTACCTATGGGCACAGCGGGACTGCAACGCCCTGCCTGGCACGGTGGCAGCGCAGGTAGCAGCAGCCGATAGCCTGGCCGGAGAGCCCAAACAGGCCCAATACAGCCAGATATGGCACTGCCTATTGCCAAAAATAAAACACCTGGACTATGAAAAACTGGATAGCCTGGACAAACTGGCTGTGCTGCAGCTACGCAATGAACTGGGTGCTAGCCAGCTAAGGCAGGCCAACTACCGGGAGGCTAGCCACTGGCTCTTGCCGAGGCCGGATATGCCCGAGACCGATACCCTGAGCCTGGCATACGCCGTGCTGCTGCATAACCGTGCGGTGCTGTATCAGCAGACGGAACGCTGTGCAGAAGCTATACCCGTGTACCGGCGTGCGCTAAACATTAAGCTGAAAACACTGGGCAACGAGTGGCACCTGACTGTGGCTGAGACCTTTAACAACCTGGGCCAGTGCTACCTGGAGCAGCAGGACTACGAAACCGCAGCCTACACCTTCATGCGGGCAGGGGGCATCCTGGTGGAAAAACGGGGGCCCAAAGACATAGATGTAGCAAACGTAAGCCTAAGCCTGGGGCGTGCACAGATGCTGATGGAGGAGTATGCCCGGGCAGAGGCTACCTACAAGGCAGCCCTGCACGTGCTAGATGGCTACCAGCCCACCGAACAGGTGCTTATCCTGGCAGGGCGGGCAGCACGCGGGCTGGCAGGTGCCCTGCTGAAGCAGGGAAAGGAGCAGGATGCGATAAAGGTACTGGGCATCCTGCTAGAGGACTTTGAGGCACAGGCAGCCACAGTACCCGCCCAGGAAGTGGTAGAGGCCTGGCGCCTGCTAGGGCACTGCTTTGAGCAGCAGCAGCTGTATCAGCAGGCCGCAGACAGCTATACACGCGCCTATGCCAGGATGCAGGAAACAGGCCAGCCCATACCACCAGCCATGGCCTATGATGTGGGACGCATGCGGCTACTGCTACTGGACTATAACCAAGCCGATAGGTGGCTGTGGGAGGCCACCGAGGGAAAGGACCTGGCTGTAACCCAAGAGGCCCTGAAAGCCCTGAAACTGCTGTATGAAGCCACCGGAAACACCCGGCAGCTACAGAAAGTAACCCGCATGCAGGCACGCCTGTAG